The DNA segment TCAGGGGCAGCAGGTCCAGGCGGGGACCAGACAGCAGGGCCATGCCCCCACCCTAGCGTGGCCGGCAGCGGTGGGGGTGGCCCCACGCGCTAGACTGGGCGCTCAGTTTTTTGCTGTTTCCCGGGCACCCGTGCCCCAGCCTGCCATGACCCAAGCCCCCCCGCCCCCCACCCCCGCGCCCCGGCTGGGCAAGCGGCTGATGCTGCTGGCCGATCAGGTGCATCCCTTCGTGTACCGCGACGCCTTTCCGCAGGGCGTGCCGGCGGTGGACGCGGTGCTGGCGGCGGGCGACCTGCCCGGCTACTACCTGGAGTTTCTGGCGACCAAGCTCACCGTGCCCGTGATTTACGTGCATGGCAACCACGCCAACGAGTACGTGAACGAGGGCGAGGGCCGCGTGGCCCCGCGCGGCGTGATCAGTGCCCACGGCCGGGTGGTGGACGAGGCGGGCCTGCGGGTGGCGGGCTGGGGCGGGGTGCCGCGCTACCGGCAGGACGGCGAAGGCCAGTACAGCGCCGCGCAGGCCCGCTGGGGGCTGGGGCGTCTGGCATGGCAGGCACGCCGGGGGGTGGACGTGCTGCTCACCCACGCGCCGCCCACCGGGCCCCACGCCGGAGCCGACCACGCCCACCGGGGCTGCGAGGCCATCACGACCTTTATGGCGCGGCGGCGCCCGGCGGTGGTGGTCCACGGCCACATCCACGAGTATGAAGGCCGCAAGCTGGAGTACACCGATCCCGTCAGCGGCGCCCGCGTGCTGAACGCCTACGGCTACCGGGTGGTTGAGGTTTAAAGGCAGAGGCTGGAGGGGCGTGGGCGAGGCAGTGGGCATCGCTGGAGTGGGCTTTGAAAGGGGGAGGACACCAAGCGAACTGATATTGGCTGCCCTTGAACGGCAAGGCGGAAGGCCAGTCATCGGTTCGCTTGCCCTGGCTCTGTGTGAACTTCGTCTACTCTGCGCCTCTCTCAGCAGCCCTCAGCTCGCAGCAGCGCGCTCGCCGGGCCGTCCTTCCCTGGCCCGCCTGACCTGCGCCATTTCGCTTAAGGTCTGCTGTAGAAGCGGCACATGCAGCGCCGCCCAGGTGCGCCCATACTTGCGTCGGTCTGGTGAGGCTGCCTCCTCCTGCGGGGGCAGAGACCAAGAGGGAGACGCCCACCTCTTCACCAACGGGCGCGCGAGCGGGCCACGGCCACAGCGGGGGTTCAAGTCCCTCCACCCGCCACACTTCAGCTTCCTTCCACCCGGCGCCCGAGCCCTGCCCTCGGCGCCGGGTGTCTGTTGGGGGGCTAGCATGCCCCCGTGTTCGACGAGCCCTGTCCCCCCACCAACGCCGCGCGCCTGCGGGCCTTTCATGTGGCCCTGGGCGAACCGGCGCTCACCCGGCCCACCGTGCCCTCGCCCGCCCTGCTGGCGCTGCGCCGCACCCTGATCGCCGAGGAAGCCGCCGAGGTGCAGGCCGAGTGGGCGGCACTAGAGATGCGGCTGCAGGCTGGGGAGACGCTGGTCCCCAGTGACCTGAGCGCCCTGGCCCA comes from the Deinococcus aquaedulcis genome and includes:
- a CDS encoding pyrophosphohydrolase domain-containing protein gives rise to the protein MFDEPCPPTNAARLRAFHVALGEPALTRPTVPSPALLALRRTLIAEEAAEVQAEWAALEMRLQAGETLVPSDLSALAHELADLLYVTYGALDRLGIDADAVFAEVHRANMAKLTGPRRADGKLLKPPGWQPANVRRVLEEQAKAAGERR
- a CDS encoding metallophosphoesterase family protein yields the protein MTQAPPPPTPAPRLGKRLMLLADQVHPFVYRDAFPQGVPAVDAVLAAGDLPGYYLEFLATKLTVPVIYVHGNHANEYVNEGEGRVAPRGVISAHGRVVDEAGLRVAGWGGVPRYRQDGEGQYSAAQARWGLGRLAWQARRGVDVLLTHAPPTGPHAGADHAHRGCEAITTFMARRRPAVVVHGHIHEYEGRKLEYTDPVSGARVLNAYGYRVVEV